CGGCCAGTCAACACACATCCGAAACccagtcagttctaaagtaccATTTTGTGATAATGTACTTGGTTATCCGTGAAGTGTTTAATAATGAAGTCACGCTCTTGGTCCTGGAACGTGTGTACTTTCCTGTACAGATGGCAACATATCGGTTGACATGACGTACAGCACGTGGGAGCAGGCTTGTCCTGGACTGACTAAGGCCCATGCGACAAGGATGGACATCCTGCCGTTTAAGAATTCACAGGGCACACAAGAATACTACTGGATCGGTCTGAGCAGAAACACAGCATGGCACTGGAGTAATGGTACGTGGGAATCTGGTGGACTAATTGCGGTGTTGTGAAGTTGAGATATACCAAGTTGATTTGAACGCTTTAGTCCACATTGAACTCAAATCAGTGAAGACATACCTAATCATACAACTCAGTATGCCAACGTCACCCTTCAGTCTAAGCTATGATTTCAAATTAAGGAGGTTAAATCCGCTACAGGTTATGAGGACATAGAAATGGCCGAGTGTATCTCTTTCAGCTGATTGTAGATTACCTCTACGTTTTGAAGGAATCACCGAAATCTGAGGCAATGATCGAATAATGCTTACTCGAATGAGCCATACAAAACAAGCAGGAAGTAGCACACATGCAATACTGTCTTCAAAATCTACCCAGCTCTTTGTACTCGTTGCATGTCCTATCATTACACTTTGATTCAGGGAGCAGCGCCGAGAGCCTGCTACAACGCCTAGACACAGATGACCTCGGTGGTGACTGTCTGGCTGCGTACAAAGACGTGGGAGAGAAGATTCATCTGAGCACGTTACCTTGTTCCGCACCAGTCACTGTCGTGTGTGCTTCAGGTGAAATACGTTATACCTTACATGGCTACTGTTGCCGACGTTGGTCAGATCGGGGATATTGGGACCAGATACGACCATGGGCTGACCTGGAAATAGTGACTTAAAATACTGTATCAAACCCCAGTAGTTAAATTGGCTTGTACAATGCTGATATCGGGTACCTGTACTCAAGCACTGTCCTATGCATGCTGGTCAATGAAAGTAAAGGGCGGCATCTCATAGGCATTCCACATCATATGTCTCGTAATAGTTAATGCTATTATACTTTACCGTGTAATATGAACTATTCTGTTGCAGGTTTCGGCATGGTATCGCTATCCTCTGTTCCGTATCCCACGCAGTATCACTATCCAACATCCCgtgttattttgtatttcagtatCGGTACAGTATTACAATTATTTGTTCCGTGTCAGTATCACAGTCCTGTGTtgaatcttaactcactcatactCTACCAACACCAGATTTACAACCAACAACCCAAACCTCCTCCACAAGCCCAGATCCTGATAGAACTCCTGCAGCAAGTTCCAAGTCTACCAGCTCTACAACAGGAAGCATTATCAGCACTACCGACCCCGGACACATAACGCCATCAAACACATTGCCTCTAGAACCTTCACCCACACCATCTTTGCCTCCATCTTCACCAACAACTTTCAAAGCAAGGCCAATATCTTCATCGACCACACCTTCCAGCACCAAGACATCTTCGTCATCGACAATGATTACCTGGTCGTTTTCCGCAGCAGGACATTCCCACTCAGAATCGATACAACCCAGCACCGAGAATGGGATTCGAGGAGACGGTACTAGTGCAGCAACGccttcacaaacacacacaactatcGGTGTAACCCATGAGTCTGTATCTAGAGAAGCCAGTAAACCTCATGAAGAAAACACAGATCTGAAAGGTGAGGGTTTCCGTCTGTGTACATATCTGTAGTAGTTCTGTTGTTCAAACCGTATTTGATTGCATATTTGCTTCTTCGCCCATTGTTACTCTAGTGTATTAAAGCGTAGAGGAGTGGGTTCGTTAGCGATTTCAGTCCTGCTTTAAACAACACCCCAGCCACGGCAAAGTTCATGAATATTCCCCTTCAAGCACTGTGCCCCCGTAGACTGTAGATGTCATGGGAATTGATAACAATCAGCGGTCTCCATTCGAGGGTTTATCACTGTGAACGTTATTTAAACAAGGATCTTGTTGCATTCGTGGCCATACAAACGTAAAATTCGATGCGGATACTGTGTAAATCTGACCACTCAAACACGGCACGGCACCTATCCAGAACtctttttttaaatacataatACACAAAAAATAGACAATCAGCGACTAATTATTGTGTACTTTCTATTGACCATTTATGACCTAGGCGTTACTTTGTACAGGTCTGTACATTGGTGTGGGTGTGATCGCCAGCATTCTTCTGCTTGTTCTGCtggtgctgttgctgttgcaggtGTACTGTAAGAACAGGAGGTATGACATCTTGTTCCTTTGGAAGCGTGTCGCAGGGTCACATACAATACTATCAGTGGAACAGGCTTTATACCTAGTGTCAGTTAGCGATACCCTCTCCACGTCCAACCcgtggtcccggggtagaataggcattcagcaacccatgcttgccatcaaaggcgattgtgcttgtagtaagaggagactaacgggatcggggggtcaggctctctgacttggttgacacacgtcatcggttcccaattgcgcagataaatgctcatgttgttgatcaccgagttgtctggtccagactatattatttacagaccgccgccatataactggaatattgctgagtgcggcgtaaacctaaactcactcactcactttccacgTCCATGAGAAACATTTGCTCCGAATAGATTATACAATTGTGACTAGTGTGACTGACGTAGTTCTGTACATAATAGCGAAGCACACAGACACCGAAGTCAATCATTTTATCAGATACCAAAGTAAATAATTTCAACAGATGATATGCTGTATTTCCCGTCCCAAGCTGATTCAATATGTACGTTTTTACAGTGGACAGTCCCAGATATACCGCGTACGGAACCTGACAAAGCGCCACCTGTCGAACAGCAGCACCACTAGTGTCTCCAGAGAGAACCTGGTCAACCAGAAGCGGAACTCGGTGTGGGGAGACACAGAGAAACGTGTCCGTCTACAGTCAGTGAAAGATGCACCAGCAAATAACACTGTACGATGGCGAGATGACAACTGGGGCTTTGAAGTTGACGACGGTAATGATTCTGTGTTTGAAGATGGCTCCCCAACATCTCTCTCTCCAACTCACGGTGTTGGCATGGCAACACGAGTCTCACTTGGTGTCCCAGACCCCGTCCGAGCTGTACATTTTGAAGACGAAGCTAGAGCCACACCGACTGGGATGGACTTGAATCGGAAACAGACAATTTATCCCCGCTTGGAGAACTTATGATGTACTTGGTTTACACAGTCAGTACCTTATTTGTCCACATATGGGTGTTTCAGCATGGACTGAAATGTGACAATGATGACAATTATTGGTACTCCTGTAATTGGGGACAACGGTAGTGGAACCGGACGAGTGTTTACGAAGTTGACTGATGACAATTTCACAATCATTGTCACAAGGCTAGATGTACACTCGTGTACACTTGTGCATACTCTGCACTTGTTTTGCGAATTGTGACACCTTACATGCCAGAATGATATATAGGTTCTTTAACTCATAAATGTAGGTATGAATTTGGTTCAAATAGGTGCTTTTTCCCACGAATAACAAATTTCCAAAGCTTTGT
This portion of the Haliotis asinina isolate JCU_RB_2024 chromosome 10, JCU_Hal_asi_v2, whole genome shotgun sequence genome encodes:
- the LOC137298408 gene encoding uncharacterized protein gives rise to the protein MLLTVTLHSAFILGFLSITARCSPLRTWENGHTLCQRRGGMIVPRDGSLEDLRGVVVGGTHVWLGGRKMHTSWTWQDGSPLYMDVGCYVLPPTLTLNHRGVTEVFDCYLQCKQKYTFAVISETSCRCLDYIGNLSKADMGKCDQRCSHNAGERCGGSGYGSIYRQPDLYPWSAMNTDSSQCGYLYKPPQHPVVMMADLCGTKVSTHKPAFCQKDGNISVDMTYSTWEQACPGLTKAHATRMDILPFKNSQGTQEYYWIGLSRNTAWHWSNGSSAESLLQRLDTDDLGGDCLAAYKDVGEKIHLSTLPCSAPVTVVCASDLQPTTQTSSTSPDPDRTPAASSKSTSSTTGSIISTTDPGHITPSNTLPLEPSPTPSLPPSSPTTFKARPISSSTTPSSTKTSSSSTMITWSFSAAGHSHSESIQPSTENGIRGDGTSAATPSQTHTTIGVTHESVSREASKPHEENTDLKGLYIGVGVIASILLLVLLVLLLLQVYCKNRSGQSQIYRVRNLTKRHLSNSSTTSVSRENLVNQKRNSVWGDTEKRVRLQSVKDAPANNTVRWRDDNWGFEVDDGNDSVFEDGSPTSLSPTHGVGMATRVSLGVPDPVRAVHFEDEARATPTGMDLNRKQTIYPRLENL